Proteins from one Stenotrophomonas aracearum genomic window:
- the mraZ gene encoding division/cell wall cluster transcriptional repressor MraZ yields the protein MFQGETAITVDDKGRMAVPTAHRDLVARVSNNRLVLTYNPFESGCLWLYAEQEWERVRDDVMAKPNTQRVVRLLQQKLVGSAAHLELDGNGRISIPASHRGAVGIEKKAVLLGMGDKFELWSEQAHRALIQQTLSDTDLGDGLLDLKL from the coding sequence GTGTTTCAGGGCGAGACGGCCATCACAGTTGACGACAAAGGACGCATGGCGGTTCCCACCGCGCATCGTGACCTGGTCGCGCGCGTGAGCAACAACCGGCTGGTCCTGACCTACAACCCCTTCGAGTCCGGCTGCCTGTGGCTGTACGCCGAGCAGGAGTGGGAGCGGGTCCGCGACGACGTCATGGCCAAGCCCAACACACAGCGCGTCGTGCGCCTGCTGCAACAGAAGCTGGTCGGTTCGGCCGCGCATCTGGAGCTGGACGGCAACGGTCGCATCAGTATTCCGGCCAGCCACCGTGGTGCCGTTGGCATTGAAAAGAAGGCGGTGTTGCTCGGCATGGGCGACAAATTCGAATTGTGGAGCGAGCAGGCTCATCGCGCATTGATCCAGCAGACGTTGTCTGACACGGATCTGGGCGACGGGTTGCTCGATTTGAAGTTGTGA
- the rsmH gene encoding 16S rRNA (cytosine(1402)-N(4))-methyltransferase RsmH yields the protein MRGGAQTGHLPVSQSPAGHLPVLYTQVLDGLRVIENGTYLDGTFGRGGHARGVLEQLGPGGRLLVMDKDPEAIAVAERDFAPDPRVAIFRGSFADLLHWNETAEGLDGVLFDLGVSSPQLDVAERGFSFGKDGPLDMRMDPDSGESAAQWLNRVEERELMDVLWTYGEERQGRRIARAIIARRDKQPFSRTAELAELIASVMPRGKDKIHPATRSFQAIRIHINRELADLEAGLDAAMARLKPGGRLAVISFHSLEDRIVKQFMNRHAKAPPSNRRLPELAAFVPTLDLVGGAIKAEDDELAVNPRSRSAVLRVAEKRAVAA from the coding sequence GTGCGCGGAGGCGCGCAGACCGGTCACCTTCCGGTGTCGCAGTCGCCGGCGGGCCACCTGCCGGTCCTGTACACGCAGGTCCTGGACGGCCTGAGGGTGATCGAAAACGGAACGTATCTCGATGGCACGTTTGGTCGTGGCGGCCATGCCCGCGGCGTGCTCGAGCAACTCGGTCCCGGAGGCCGGCTGCTGGTCATGGACAAGGATCCCGAAGCGATTGCGGTAGCCGAGCGCGATTTCGCGCCGGACCCGCGCGTGGCGATCTTCCGTGGCAGCTTCGCCGACCTGCTGCACTGGAACGAAACCGCCGAAGGCCTGGACGGGGTCCTGTTCGACCTGGGCGTGTCCTCGCCGCAGCTGGACGTGGCCGAGCGCGGTTTCAGCTTCGGCAAGGACGGTCCGCTGGACATGCGCATGGACCCGGACAGCGGCGAAAGCGCGGCGCAGTGGCTCAACCGCGTCGAAGAGCGCGAGCTGATGGACGTGCTGTGGACCTATGGCGAAGAGCGCCAGGGCCGCCGCATCGCCCGTGCCATCATCGCCCGCCGCGACAAGCAGCCGTTCTCCCGCACCGCCGAACTGGCCGAACTGATCGCCTCGGTGATGCCGCGTGGCAAGGACAAGATCCACCCGGCAACGCGCAGCTTCCAGGCCATCCGCATCCACATCAACCGCGAACTGGCCGACCTTGAAGCCGGCCTGGACGCGGCGATGGCGCGGCTCAAGCCCGGTGGCCGGCTCGCCGTGATCAGCTTCCACTCGCTGGAAGACCGCATCGTCAAGCAGTTCATGAACCGCCACGCCAAGGCGCCGCCGAGCAACCGCCGGCTGCCCGAGCTGGCCGCGTTCGTGCCGACGCTGGACCTGGTCGGCGGTGCCATCAAGGCCGAGGACGACGAGCTGGCGGTCAACCCGCGCTCGCGCAGCGCCGTGCTGCGCGTGGCCGAAAAGCGCGCGGTGGCGGCATGA
- the ftsL gene encoding cell division protein FtsL yields MSRLLLVVLLACTIASAIGVVFMRHRHRQTFVELSRVERARDELNIEFGRLQLEQATLAEATRVDRVARERLGMKFPEAADVVVVRP; encoded by the coding sequence ATGAGCCGCCTGCTGCTGGTCGTGCTGCTGGCCTGCACCATCGCCTCGGCGATCGGTGTGGTGTTCATGCGCCACCGCCATCGGCAGACCTTCGTCGAGCTGTCGCGCGTGGAGCGCGCCCGCGACGAACTGAACATCGAGTTCGGCCGCCTGCAGCTGGAACAGGCGACCCTGGCCGAAGCCACCCGCGTCGACCGTGTGGCGCGCGAGCGGCTGGGCATGAAGTTCCCGGAAGCGGCCGACGTCGTGGTGGTGCGGCCATGA
- a CDS encoding peptidoglycan D,D-transpeptidase FtsI family protein produces the protein MNKTGRNRARNSFNLRQRLKWVGLALGLCSVSLVGRAAYVQLVNSDFYQRQGEARYLRELPINTSRGMITDRNGEPVAVSTPVASIWVNPQELMRAPDRIPELATALGMPLDELSTKLSQKADKEFMYLRRRINPDDAEKVVALKIPGVASQREFRRFYPQGEAMAHVLGFTNIDDRGQEGLELAFDEWLRGKAGAKRVIRNRKGDTVESDLLRAAEPGKDLTLSIDRRIQFLAFKELRNALIENKAAGGSMVIMDVATGEVLAMVNLPTYNPNSVGGAAPDTRRNRAVTDLVEPGSTMKPLTIASALQSGVVTKDTTVDTNPGYMAIGRYTIKDVPRNNGVLNVTGVITRSSNIGAAKIAAKMPDQVFYDHVHSFGYGTSPHSGFPGESAGVFPRPARWSGSSKTTMSYGYGLNVTPLQIATAYSALGNGGKLIAPTFVKGQRNEGKQIIDENVAKEVVAMMETVVTQGGAKQAAVLGYHVAGKTGTARKAGPGGYERGHYNALFAGVVPASNPRFATVIVINDPQAGKYYGGLVSAPVFHNVMEGALRLMDVPPDDIDSWLAAQQSGKMGHAAASLPTPPPAEAVVAPDAAAEFDAALPSAHATLPPAQGGTQ, from the coding sequence ATGAACAAGACCGGCCGCAACCGTGCCCGCAACAGCTTCAACCTGCGCCAGCGCCTGAAGTGGGTCGGACTGGCGCTGGGCCTGTGCTCGGTCTCGCTGGTTGGCCGCGCCGCCTACGTGCAGCTGGTCAACAGCGACTTCTACCAGCGCCAGGGCGAAGCGCGTTACCTGCGCGAACTGCCGATCAACACCTCGCGCGGCATGATCACCGACCGCAACGGCGAGCCGGTGGCGGTGTCGACCCCGGTCGCTTCGATCTGGGTCAATCCGCAGGAACTGATGCGCGCCCCGGACCGCATTCCCGAGCTGGCTACGGCGCTGGGCATGCCGCTCGATGAGCTCTCCACCAAGCTCAGCCAGAAGGCCGACAAGGAATTCATGTACCTGCGCCGCCGGATCAACCCGGACGATGCAGAGAAAGTAGTAGCACTGAAGATTCCGGGCGTGGCCTCGCAGCGCGAGTTCCGTCGCTTCTACCCGCAGGGTGAGGCGATGGCGCACGTGCTCGGCTTCACCAACATCGACGACCGCGGCCAGGAAGGGCTGGAGCTGGCCTTCGACGAATGGCTGCGCGGCAAGGCCGGCGCCAAGCGCGTGATCCGCAACCGCAAGGGCGACACGGTCGAGAGCGACCTGCTGCGCGCCGCCGAGCCGGGCAAGGACCTGACCCTGAGCATCGACCGCCGCATCCAGTTCCTGGCGTTCAAGGAACTGCGCAACGCGCTGATCGAGAACAAGGCTGCGGGCGGCTCCATGGTGATCATGGACGTGGCCACCGGCGAAGTGCTGGCGATGGTCAACCTGCCGACCTACAACCCCAATTCGGTGGGCGGCGCCGCGCCGGACACCCGTCGCAACCGCGCGGTGACCGACCTGGTCGAGCCCGGTTCGACCATGAAGCCGCTGACCATCGCCTCGGCGCTGCAGTCCGGCGTGGTCACCAAGGACACCACGGTCGACACCAACCCGGGCTACATGGCGATCGGCCGCTATACGATCAAGGACGTACCGCGCAACAACGGCGTGCTCAACGTCACCGGCGTGATCACCCGCAGCTCGAACATCGGTGCGGCCAAGATCGCCGCCAAGATGCCCGACCAGGTGTTCTACGACCATGTGCACAGCTTCGGCTACGGCACCTCGCCGCACAGCGGCTTCCCGGGCGAGTCGGCCGGCGTGTTCCCGCGCCCGGCGCGCTGGAGCGGTTCGTCCAAGACCACCATGTCCTACGGCTATGGCCTGAACGTCACGCCGCTCCAGATCGCCACCGCGTACTCGGCACTGGGCAACGGCGGCAAGCTGATCGCGCCGACCTTCGTCAAGGGCCAGCGCAACGAAGGCAAGCAGATCATCGACGAGAATGTCGCGAAAGAAGTCGTGGCGATGATGGAAACCGTGGTCACCCAGGGCGGCGCCAAGCAGGCGGCGGTGCTGGGCTACCACGTGGCCGGCAAGACCGGCACCGCGCGCAAGGCCGGCCCCGGCGGCTACGAGCGTGGCCATTACAACGCGCTGTTCGCCGGCGTGGTGCCGGCCAGCAACCCGCGCTTTGCTACGGTGATCGTGATCAACGACCCGCAGGCCGGCAAGTACTACGGTGGCCTGGTGTCGGCCCCGGTGTTCCACAACGTCATGGAAGGCGCGCTGCGCCTGATGGACGTGCCGCCGGACGATATCGACTCCTGGCTGGCCGCGCAGCAGTCCGGAAAGATGGGCCACGCCGCTGCCTCGCTGCCGACCCCGCCGCCGGCCGAAGCCGTGGTCGCCCCCGACGCCGCCGCCGAATTCGATGCCGCGCTGCCCAGCGCGCACGCCACGTTGCCGCCCGCGCAGGGAGGCACGCAATGA